One genomic region from Tigriopus californicus strain San Diego chromosome 4, Tcal_SD_v2.1, whole genome shotgun sequence encodes:
- the LOC131879776 gene encoding pyruvate dehydrogenase (acetyl-transferring) kinase, mitochondrial-like: MLSLRQLPRLRDQLCRLVTSRAKKPFRPIDRHHRSLSTYSSKVLEQYRKYAEYSPSPVSLSHFLHFGVKEPESRSYDFLHREIPVRLANMMQEIELLPDELLRQQSCRLIQDFYMLSFGEMIEYENAPQSSDTFAQFAETLDRIRNRHSDTVEMMAEAVMSVTHQSQNGVTEIDAKTQYFLDRLYMSRISIRMLINQHLMLYGGQLPKEESDIGCISPHCNVAHIVQRAYQNASFLCDQTYMRSPEMTLDITNTCDPAIDVVEFVYVPAHLYHILFELFKNALRATIEHLGEDVDEYPAIRVLVVKSEQDISIRISDQGGGVPRQISENLFHYMYSTAPRPDMGSGGGGQAPMAGLGYGLPLSRLYARYFRGDIALTSLHGVGTDVVVYLRALAEDAAEVLPVFNNFTKKSYLNSESNGSDWTDPIPGFYTRNGRH; the protein is encoded by the coding sequence ATGTTGTCCTTGAGGCAGTTACCTCGTTTGAGGGACCAATTGTGTCGTTTGGTTACAAGTAGGGCCAAGAAGCCATTCAGACCCATCGACCGACACCACAGATCGCTTTCCACGTACTCCTCCAAGGTCTTGGAGCAGTATCGCAAATATGCCGAATACTCTCCTTCTCCCGTGAGTCTCTCGCATTTTCTCCATTTCGGTGTTAAAGAGCCGGAGAGTCGGAGTTATGATTTTCTTCATCGAGAGATCCCTGTTCGTTTGGCCAACATGATGCAGGAGATCGAGCTCCTCCCTGATGAACTCCTTCGACAGCAATCCTGTCGCCTCATCCAGGACTTCTACATGCTCAGCTTTGGCGAGATGATCGAATATGAGAATGCACCTCAATCCTCAGATACATTCGCCCAGTTTGCCGAAACCCTGGATCGGATTCGTAATCGCCATTCTGACACGGTCGAGATGATGGCCGAGGCTGTCATGAGTGTGACACATCAATCCCAAAACGGGGTCACCGAGATTGACGCCAAGACTCAGTACTTCTTGGATCGTCTCTACATGTCCCGGATTAGTATCCGCATGTTGATCAACCAGCACCTCATGCTTTACGGAGGACAGCTTCCCAAGGAAGAATCCGATATCGGATGCATCAGCCCGCATTGCAACGTGGCACATATTGTGCAGAGGGCATATCAGAATGCTTCCTTCCTGTGCGATCAAACTTACATGCGATCACCCGAAATGACGTTGGACATCACCAACACATGTGATCCCGCCATCGACGTGGTCGAGTTTGTGTACGTGCCAGCTCACTTGTATCATATCCTGTTCGAGTTGTTCAAGAATGCTCTTCGGGCGACTATTGAGCATCTGGGCGAGGACGTGGATGAATATCCGGCCATCCGAGTGCTCGTGGTCAAATCTGAGCAAGATATCTCAATCCGGATCTCGGACCAAGGCGGCGGAGTCCCGCGTCAGATCTCGGAGAACTTGTTTCATTATATGTACAGTACCGCCCCTCGTCCGGATATGGGTAGTGGAGGCGGGGGCCAGGCCCCCATGGCTGGATTGGGTTATGGATTGCCATTGTCGAGGTTGTACGCCCGTTATTTCAGGGGTGATATTGCCTTGACCTCACTTCATGGGGTGGGCACGGATGTGGTTGTGTATCTTCGCGCTTTGGCCGAGGACGCGGCCGAGGTCTTACCCGTGTTCAACAACTTCACCAAGAAATCGTATCTAAATAGTGAATCCAATGGATCAGATTGGACGGATCCTATTCCGGGATTCTACACGCGAAACGGGCGACATTAA
- the LOC131879777 gene encoding uncharacterized protein LOC131879777, with amino-acid sequence MSQGVTMIAIFDDVKYYGEGWTLSFIVFFGLCANVFAIFVIRDSELNLIQNFSRLLQFQAACDMGYLITNVPAFVFTGFGFSFAANEVSYFKYSRIMIPLLHIFLTGSSYTTVALAVERLGAMKIPNNQSRRGQLGQYPLIGVLSLIICVSVGYNVPRFFDTEIAFHKETTLKRINNTGNPVVDHDVFQVDVPHLDHSQLFPLSYFIYYKQVGAFILTSLTPFMALTVLNVLISRKLEIFRRVSIRLGREQRKTVRATASLMAIVFLFLACHSVKLVVNGYQVIQVLSVGEQVHTWHAWLEHSTTISHLLLAINSSINLLLYCACDRHFWVIAQKRVKLLFVWPITLRREFASFECVFTRNLEIQENYIGSKETMQTMVTEL; translated from the exons ATGTCCCAAGGCGTGACaatgattgccatttttgatgaCGTCAAGTATTATGGTGAAGGCTGGACCCTGTCCTTCATCGTGTTCTTTGGATTGTGTGCCAATGTGTTCGCTATCTTTGTGATTCGAGACTCGGAGCTGAACCTTATCCAGAACTTTTCAAGGCTCCTCCAGTTTCAAGCCGCGTGCGACATGGGATATCTCATTACGAATGTTCCAGCCTTTGTTTTCACTGGATTTGGCTTCTCTTTCGCCGCCAACGAAGTGTCCTACTTCAAATATTCTCGTATTATGATCCCTCTGCTTCATATCTTCCTCACCG GTTCGAGTTACACGACCGTAGCTTTGGCTGTGGAGAGATTGGGCGCCATGAAGATCCCAAATAACCAATCGCGGCGAGGTCAATTGGGCCAATATCCATTGATTGGAGTCCTGTCCTTGATCATATGTGTGAGCGTTGGTTACAACGTTCCTCGTTTCTTTGACACGGAAATTGCCTTTCACAAGGAAACAACGCTTAAACGAATCAACAATACGGGCAACCCCGTGGTTGATCATGATGTTTTCCAA GTCGATGTGCCACACTTGGATCATTCTCAGCTGTTCCCACTGAGCTATTTCATCTATTACAAGCAGGTTGGAGCCTTCATCTTGACCAGTCTCACTCCATTCATGGCCTTGACAGTCCTGAACGTACTCATCTCGAGGAAGCTCGAGATTTTTCGTCGAGTTTCCATTCGCTTGGGTCGGGAACAGCGAAAAACGGTCCGCGCGACGGCCTCATTGATGGCCATTGTCTTTCTCTTCCTCGCCTGTCATAGTGTCAAACTGGTCGTCAATGGATATCAAGTCATTCAG GTTTTGAGCGTGGGTGAGCAAGTTCACACTTGGCATGCCTGGTTGGAACACAGCACGACCATCTCCCATTTGCTCTTGGCCATCAACTCCTCCATCAATTTGCTGCTATACTGCGCTTGTGACCGTCACTTTTGGGTCATTGCTCAAAAACGAGTCAAATTACTCTTCGTGTGGCCCATCACCCTTCGTCGGGAGTTTGCCAGTTTCGAGTGTGTCTTCACCAGGAACTTGGAAATCCAGGAGAATTACATTGGATCCAAGGAGACAATGCAGACCATGGTCACCGAACTGTGA
- the LOC131879772 gene encoding uncharacterized protein LOC131879772, producing MRYLLKYLNHTFRVLVVVSLFSFSYQFFWGTKSGTLVLKSAELESHEQTDKFSNFPDLTYFQVSKEHDIELYRYAPIEIMTQPGGPKVYSRRRSTNNCSQVPKMKNIKFSNIYWQKMDLVHSTIYLLGAYYDSRMSPPLIRVIFGRRHFFPVDRLWAQMWFQNGNEGVTSRSTAVKYLNHGQSDSEEYKRTTHEEYYEAFMADFPIPNEFGTAIPLMVSLVENECDQASNLLKVIHEKPIEKRQFAICTRTLFFPKDEVFPLLMEWIEMNLALGVSKILVYILNVGPKIQTVLEYYKNMGVLEYYGMTWPGANPQTAFLQHDLWNKVLWFDTVLDHFAFHDCLYRHLYSYEYLSLLDVDEIIMPVQGMNWKILVDNLVLDPEESPWNNSNEDEWDSLLFRHFFFFGNQSKPFKSKFRILNNDLRSKDHFGYNQVKGFFRTRTTEIMFNHYPVRCVTNNGSCQIATADPSYARLNHYRNVCQSLKVMLPPELCEKFKTELEADDLADRFAKTVMQGMARASQHLLKRGISMNAEFDFGLTV from the exons ATGCGATATTTACTAAAATACCTTAACCATACGTTCCGAGTCCTGGTGGTTGTCAGCCTCTTCAGTTTTTCTTACCAATTCTTTTGGGGAACGAAAAGCGGAACATTGGTCCTCAAGAGTGCAGAACTTGAAAGTCACGAACAGACAgataagttttcaaatttcccggaTTTGACTTATTTTCAAGTGTCAAAAGAGCATGACATTGAATTGTACCGCTATGCTCCCATCGAAATCATGACCCAACCCGGAGGACCCAAAGTTTATTCCCGAAGACGGTCCACTAATAATTGTTCCCAAGTCCCAAAGATGAAgaatatcaaattttcaaatatataCTGGCAAAAGATGGATCTAGTTCATAGCACCATTTACTTACTTGGAGCTTATTATGATTCGAGAATGTCTCCACCTTTGATAAGAGTGATTTTTGGGCGCCGG CATTTCTTTCCGGTGGATCGATTATGGGCCCAAATGTGGTTCCAGAATGGAAACGAGGGCGTCACATCACGATCTACAGCCGTTAAATACTTGAACCATGGCCAAAGTG ACTCTGAAGAATATAAACGCACCACTCACGAAGAGTACTACGAAGCGTTTATGGCCGATTTTCCCATTCCCAACGAGTTTGGAACGGCCATTCCATTGATGGTGTCGCTTGTGGAAAACGAATGTGATCAGGCCAGCAACTTGCTCAAAGTTATCCATGagaaaccaattgaaaaaag gcAATTTGCCATTTGCACCCGAACTCTGTTCTTTCCCAAGGACGAAGTGTTCCCACTTCTCATGGAGTGGATCGAGATGAACTTGGCTCTTGGAGTGTCCAAGATCCTCGTCTACATCCTGAACGTGGGTCCAAAGATTCAGACCGTGTTGGAGTACTACAAAAATATGGGCGTATTGGAGTACTATGGGATGACTTGGCCGGGAGCTAACCCTCAAACCGCGTTCCTTCAGCATGACCTTTGGAACAAAGTGCTTTGGTTCGACACTGTTTTGGACCATTTTGCTTTCCACGATTGTCTTTACAGACACCTCTACAGCTATGAG TATCTATCGCTTCTTGACGTAGACGAGATCATCATGCCTGTTCAAGGCATGAATTGGAAAATTTTAGTGGATAATCTGGTGCTAGATCCCGAAGAATCGCCATGGAACAACAGCAATGAAGACGAATGGGACTCCCTACTCTTCCgccatttcttcttctttggaaacCAATCCAAACCCTTCAAATCGAAGTTCCGGATCTTGAACAACGATCTTAGATCCAAAGATCATTTTGGATACAACCAAGTCAAAGGGTTCTTTCGAACCCGGACCACGGAAATAATGTTCAATCACTATCCAGTTCGTTGCGTTACAAACAATGGATCTTGTCAAATAGCCACGGCTGATCCCAGTTATGCTCGATTGAACCACTACAGAAATGTCTGCCAGTCCCTCAAGGTCATGTTGCCACCGGAATTATGTGAGAAATTCAAAACCGAACTGGAGGCGGATGATCTCGCGGATCGGTTTGCAAAAACAGTTATGCAAGGAATGGCAAGGGCAAGCCAACATCTGCTCAAAAGGGGAATTTCAATGAATGCCGAGTTTGATTTTGGCTTGACCGTTTGA